A window from Leifsonia shinshuensis encodes these proteins:
- the erpA gene encoding iron-sulfur cluster insertion protein ErpA — MTDTTLTATKAHGVGLTDTAASKVKSLLEQEGRDDLRLRVAVQPGGCSGLIYQLYFDERMLDGDATVDFDGVEVIVDKMSVPYLDGATIDFEDTIQKQGFTIDNPNATGSCACGDSFH; from the coding sequence ATGACCGACACAACGCTGACCGCGACCAAGGCCCACGGAGTCGGCCTGACCGACACCGCGGCATCCAAGGTCAAGAGCCTGCTCGAGCAGGAGGGCCGCGACGACCTGCGTCTGCGTGTCGCCGTCCAGCCCGGTGGATGCTCGGGTCTGATCTACCAGCTGTACTTCGACGAGCGCATGCTCGACGGGGACGCGACCGTCGACTTCGACGGGGTGGAGGTCATCGTCGACAAGATGAGCGTTCCGTACCTCGACGGGGCCACGATCGACTTCGAGGACACGATCCAGAAGCAGGGTTTCACCATCGACAACCCCAACGCGACCGGCTCCTGCGCCTGCGGCGACTCGTTCCACTGA
- a CDS encoding dipeptidase, with the protein MTDSQQTPVPPTDAPTEGPAATVTSAADEQAVRAAVEAGIPSAVADLSQLVRIPSVSWSAFDPENVRRSADAVAALLTETGVFDRVEVKQAPIGDSGTLGQPAVLATRAARNGRPTVLLYAHHDVQPEGDEANWDTPPFEPTVRGDRLYGRGAADDKAGVMTHVASVRALKETFGDDLEVGLAVFIEGEEEFGSRSFSSFLAENQDALRADAIVVADSDNVDVDTPALTVSLRGNVTFRLTVSTLEHASHSGMYGGAAPDAMLAMVKLLATLHDEKGAVAVEGMTSYTDAAEPPAFSEEQLAEDAAFLDGVTSIGTGPVLSRMWSQPTITVTGIDAPSVANASNTLLPSVAVRISSRVAPGQPAREAYEALERHLRAHAPFGAHIAIDDVDLGDPFLVDTAGWAATEAKRAMTDAWGAEAVETGIGGSIPFIADLVSDFPEAQILVTGVEDPDTRAHSPNESLHLGVFKRAILTEALLLARLNGRSGS; encoded by the coding sequence ATGACAGACAGCCAGCAGACCCCAGTTCCGCCCACCGACGCGCCGACCGAGGGCCCTGCGGCGACCGTGACCTCCGCGGCCGACGAGCAGGCGGTCCGCGCTGCGGTCGAAGCGGGCATCCCCTCGGCCGTCGCCGACCTCTCCCAGCTCGTCCGTATCCCCTCGGTGTCGTGGTCCGCCTTCGACCCGGAGAACGTCCGCCGCAGCGCCGACGCCGTCGCCGCGCTGCTGACGGAGACCGGGGTCTTCGACCGCGTCGAGGTCAAGCAGGCGCCGATCGGGGACAGCGGCACGCTCGGCCAGCCCGCCGTGCTCGCCACCCGCGCCGCCCGGAACGGCCGGCCCACCGTCCTCCTCTACGCGCACCACGACGTGCAGCCCGAGGGCGACGAGGCGAACTGGGACACTCCGCCGTTCGAGCCGACCGTGCGCGGCGACCGCCTCTACGGCCGCGGCGCCGCCGACGACAAGGCCGGCGTGATGACGCACGTCGCCTCCGTCCGGGCGCTGAAGGAGACCTTCGGCGACGACCTCGAGGTCGGGCTCGCCGTCTTCATCGAGGGGGAGGAGGAGTTCGGCTCCCGCTCGTTCTCCTCGTTCCTCGCGGAGAACCAGGACGCCCTGCGCGCCGACGCGATCGTGGTCGCCGACTCGGACAACGTCGACGTCGACACCCCGGCGCTCACCGTGTCCCTCCGCGGAAACGTCACGTTCCGCCTGACGGTGTCGACGCTCGAGCACGCGTCGCACTCCGGCATGTACGGCGGGGCGGCGCCGGATGCGATGCTCGCGATGGTCAAGCTGCTCGCCACCCTGCACGACGAGAAGGGGGCGGTCGCCGTCGAGGGCATGACCTCGTACACGGACGCCGCCGAGCCGCCCGCGTTCAGCGAGGAGCAGCTGGCCGAGGACGCCGCGTTCCTCGACGGCGTCACCAGCATCGGCACGGGGCCGGTGCTCTCGCGGATGTGGTCGCAGCCGACCATCACCGTCACCGGGATCGACGCACCGAGCGTGGCGAACGCTTCCAACACCCTCCTGCCGAGCGTCGCCGTGCGGATCAGCTCGCGCGTCGCGCCCGGCCAGCCCGCCCGTGAGGCGTACGAGGCGCTCGAGCGCCACCTGCGGGCGCACGCGCCGTTCGGCGCCCACATCGCGATCGACGACGTCGACCTGGGCGACCCGTTCCTCGTCGACACGGCCGGATGGGCGGCGACCGAGGCCAAGCGGGCGATGACCGACGCGTGGGGCGCGGAGGCGGTCGAGACCGGGATCGGCGGCTCCATCCCGTTCATCGCGGACCTGGTGAGCGACTTCCCCGAGGCGCAGATCCTCGTCACGGGTGTGGAGGACCCGGACACGCGGGCGCACAGCCCGAACGAGTCGCTGCACCTCGGCGTGTTCAAGCGGGCGATCCTCACCGAGGCGCTGCTGCTGGCCCGGTTGAACGGCCGCAGCGGATCCTGA
- a CDS encoding DUF3043 domain-containing protein yields MAKRQNPAEAETPVAETPEETAARLKQGKGAPTPSRREQEAARKRPLVPTDRKEAARVARQKQAEAREKARLGMAAGDDRYLTARDRGPQRRYVRDYVDARFSIGEFLIPVMLIVIVLTFLPWPAMQVYGLFALWGFFAVAVIDCVVLGFLIRRRVGEKFGATKVERGLRWYGAMRALQLRVMRLPKPQVKRGQFPS; encoded by the coding sequence TTGGCAAAGCGACAGAACCCGGCCGAGGCGGAGACGCCCGTCGCCGAGACCCCCGAAGAGACGGCCGCCCGTCTGAAGCAGGGCAAGGGCGCTCCGACGCCCTCGCGCCGTGAGCAGGAGGCCGCGCGCAAGCGCCCGCTCGTGCCCACGGACCGCAAGGAGGCCGCCCGCGTCGCCCGCCAGAAGCAGGCGGAGGCGCGCGAGAAGGCACGGCTCGGGATGGCCGCCGGCGACGACCGCTATCTGACCGCCCGCGACCGCGGCCCGCAGCGTCGCTACGTGCGCGACTACGTCGACGCCCGGTTCTCGATCGGCGAGTTCCTCATCCCCGTGATGCTGATCGTCATCGTGCTGACCTTCCTCCCGTGGCCGGCCATGCAGGTCTACGGGCTGTTCGCCCTCTGGGGGTTCTTCGCGGTCGCGGTGATCGACTGCGTGGTGCTCGGCTTCCTGATCCGGCGCCGCGTCGGCGAGAAGTTCGGCGCGACGAAGGTCGAGCGCGGCCTGCGCTGGTACGGCGCGATGCGCGCCCTGCAGCTGCGGGTGATGCGCCTGCCGAAGCCGCAGGTCAAGCGCGGCCAGTTCCCGAGCTGA
- a CDS encoding ribonuclease HI family protein, with product MTIVAAADGSALGNPGPAGWAWYVDDDHWSAGGWPHGTNNQGELMAVIDLLEATAHLGEDLHIFCDSQYVINAVTKWMPGWKRKGWRKADGAPVLNRELLERLDRGLQGRTYRFEWVKGHAGHELNEAADDRARAVAVAYQKGDPIPIGPGWPDPGAKQATSVEQATGVPSGEPSFTASSAPVATAPAALADEALELDLFDTLTAEETDEEIVARLERELVEPSVRSDASRLAELLHPSFEEIGRSGRLWARDAIISELAVDDAPAAGIEVLGVDRVAQDALLLTARTTDARGATLRSSLWVRSSGRWRLRFHQGTPEA from the coding sequence GTGACGATCGTCGCGGCGGCGGACGGCTCCGCCCTGGGCAACCCGGGCCCGGCCGGCTGGGCCTGGTACGTGGACGACGACCACTGGTCGGCGGGTGGATGGCCGCACGGCACGAACAATCAGGGCGAGCTGATGGCCGTCATCGACCTCCTGGAGGCGACGGCGCACCTCGGCGAGGACCTGCACATCTTCTGCGACAGCCAGTACGTCATCAACGCGGTGACCAAGTGGATGCCGGGCTGGAAGCGGAAGGGCTGGCGCAAGGCCGACGGCGCTCCCGTCCTCAACCGCGAGCTGCTCGAGCGGCTCGATCGCGGCCTGCAGGGGCGCACGTACCGCTTCGAATGGGTGAAGGGCCACGCCGGCCACGAACTCAACGAGGCGGCCGACGACCGTGCGCGCGCCGTGGCGGTGGCCTACCAGAAGGGCGACCCGATCCCGATCGGCCCGGGCTGGCCCGACCCGGGCGCGAAGCAGGCGACCAGCGTCGAGCAGGCGACCGGCGTCCCGAGCGGCGAGCCGTCGTTCACCGCATCCTCGGCGCCCGTGGCGACCGCACCCGCGGCACTGGCCGACGAGGCCCTCGAACTCGACCTCTTCGACACCCTCACGGCGGAGGAGACCGACGAGGAGATCGTCGCCCGCCTGGAGCGCGAACTCGTCGAGCCGTCCGTCCGCTCAGACGCCTCGCGGCTGGCCGAACTGCTGCACCCCTCCTTCGAGGAGATCGGACGCTCCGGCCGGCTCTGGGCGCGTGACGCGATCATCTCCGAGCTGGCGGTCGACGACGCGCCGGCCGCGGGCATCGAGGTGCTCGGTGTGGACCGCGTGGCTCAGGATGCGCTGCTGCTCACCGCCCGGACGACGGATGCGCGCGGCGCGACCCTGCGCAGCTCCCTCTGGGTGCGCTCCTCGGGCCGCTGGCGCCTACGCTTCCACCAGGGGACGCCGGAGGCGTAG
- a CDS encoding quinone-dependent dihydroorotate dehydrogenase: MYRALFDLVLSRLDPERAHHLAFVVIRALPALGLGGLARRFTAPDPSLAVEALGLRFDSPFGVAAGFDKDGEGVLGLGALGFGHVEVGTITARPQPGNDKPRLFRLIPDRAVINRMGFNNHGAGAAANRLLHVRRARQRPVLGVNIGKSRVVAVEDATADYLTSARALAPVADYLVVNVSSPNTPGLRGLQELDLLAPLLRAVAEVAGETPLLVKIAPDLTDEQVERIARLTVELGLAGIIATNTTISREGLLTDPAVVEAAGAGGLSGAPLAARSLEVLRLIRAVVPPELCVISVGGVETAEHVQERLDAGATLVQGYTAFLYRGPLWAREINRGLLRLRRPLVEA, translated from the coding sequence ATGTATCGCGCACTCTTCGACCTCGTCCTGTCCCGGCTCGACCCCGAGCGGGCCCATCACCTCGCCTTCGTGGTGATCCGCGCCCTCCCGGCGCTGGGTCTCGGCGGGCTCGCTCGCCGGTTCACCGCGCCCGACCCGTCGCTCGCCGTGGAGGCGCTCGGCCTGCGGTTCGACTCGCCGTTCGGCGTCGCCGCGGGCTTCGACAAGGACGGTGAGGGGGTTCTCGGCCTCGGCGCCCTCGGCTTCGGCCACGTCGAGGTGGGCACCATCACCGCCCGGCCGCAGCCGGGCAACGACAAGCCGCGGCTGTTCCGCCTGATCCCGGACCGCGCGGTCATCAACCGGATGGGCTTCAACAACCACGGCGCCGGCGCGGCCGCGAACCGGCTGCTGCACGTCCGCCGCGCCCGGCAACGTCCCGTGCTCGGCGTCAACATCGGCAAGTCGCGCGTGGTCGCCGTCGAGGACGCCACGGCCGACTACCTGACCAGCGCCCGCGCCCTCGCGCCGGTCGCCGACTACCTCGTCGTCAACGTCAGCTCCCCGAACACCCCCGGGCTGCGCGGGCTGCAAGAGCTCGACCTCCTCGCGCCGCTGCTCCGGGCGGTCGCCGAGGTCGCGGGGGAGACCCCGCTGCTGGTCAAGATCGCCCCCGACCTCACCGACGAGCAGGTGGAGCGGATCGCGCGGCTGACGGTCGAGCTCGGGCTCGCCGGCATCATCGCGACGAACACGACGATCTCCCGCGAGGGACTCCTGACCGACCCCGCCGTCGTGGAGGCCGCGGGCGCCGGGGGACTCAGCGGCGCCCCGCTGGCGGCGCGCTCGCTCGAGGTGCTGCGCCTCATCCGCGCCGTGGTGCCGCCGGAGCTGTGCGTCATCTCCGTGGGCGGCGTCGAGACCGCCGAGCATGTGCAGGAGCGGCTGGATGCCGGAGCGACCCTGGTGCAGGGCTACACCGCGTTCCTGTACCGCGGACCGCTGTGGGCCCGCGAGATCAACCGCGGCCTGCTACGCCTCCGGCGTCCCCTGGTGGAAGCGTAG
- the nrdR gene encoding transcriptional regulator NrdR: MFCPFCRHPDSRVIDSRTSDDGLSIRRRRQCPECGRRFSTTETASLSVIKRSGVAEPFSREKIVLGVRKACQGRPVTDSDLAVLAQKVEETIRSTGASQIEANDIGLAILPELRELDEVAYLRFASVYQGFDSLDDFEEAIRSLRLAHQPEPVDAP, encoded by the coding sequence ATGTTCTGCCCCTTCTGCCGCCACCCCGATTCGCGCGTGATCGACTCGCGGACGAGCGACGACGGGCTCTCGATCCGTCGCCGCCGGCAGTGCCCGGAGTGCGGACGCCGCTTCTCCACCACCGAGACGGCCAGCCTCAGCGTGATCAAGCGCAGCGGGGTCGCGGAGCCGTTCAGCCGCGAGAAGATCGTGCTGGGTGTGCGCAAGGCGTGCCAGGGCCGCCCGGTCACCGACTCCGACCTCGCCGTGCTGGCGCAGAAGGTCGAGGAGACCATCCGCTCGACGGGCGCGTCGCAGATCGAGGCGAACGACATCGGGCTCGCCATCCTGCCCGAGCTCCGCGAGCTCGACGAGGTGGCGTACCTCCGCTTCGCGAGCGTCTACCAGGGCTTCGACTCCCTCGACGACTTCGAGGAGGCCATCCGCTCGCTGCGGCTGGCGCACCAGCCGGAACCGGTGGACGCGCCGTAA
- the hisD gene encoding histidinol dehydrogenase, whose translation MIQTIDLRGVQPTRAAFQRLVPRPVVDVQAAVAVASDLIADVRERGVTALRDQAERFDGGAPTSLRVPQEEIDAAVAALPGTVRAALEEAIARVREATAAQVPPPAETVIRPGATIVQRWEPVERAGLYVPGGKAVYPSSVVMNAVPAQVAGVRSVALVSPPQREFGGAVHPVILGAAGLLGIDEVYAMGGAGAIGALAFGVEELALDPVQVITGPGNIYVAAAKRVVRGQAGIDSEAGTTEILVIADDTADAGYVAADLVSQAEHDEAAASLLVTDSPAFADRVVAELDRLAGATKHAERVRTALGGPQSAVVLVDDLAAAAAFSNAYGPEHLELQTADPDALLADIHNAGAIFLGPTSPVSLGDYLAGSNHVLPTGGQARFSPGLGAYSFLRPQQVVRYDREALSEVADRIVALSTAEDLPAHGEAVTQRFLTR comes from the coding sequence ATGATCCAGACCATCGACCTCCGCGGCGTCCAGCCTACCCGTGCCGCCTTCCAGCGCCTGGTGCCCCGTCCCGTCGTGGACGTGCAGGCGGCCGTCGCCGTCGCGTCCGACCTGATCGCCGACGTCCGGGAGCGCGGCGTGACCGCACTCCGTGACCAGGCCGAGCGGTTCGACGGCGGCGCCCCCACGTCGCTGCGCGTGCCGCAGGAGGAGATCGACGCAGCGGTCGCCGCCCTGCCGGGGACGGTGCGAGCGGCGCTGGAGGAGGCCATCGCGCGCGTCCGCGAGGCCACGGCCGCGCAGGTCCCGCCGCCCGCCGAGACGGTCATCCGCCCGGGCGCGACCATCGTGCAGCGCTGGGAGCCGGTCGAGCGGGCCGGCCTGTACGTGCCGGGCGGCAAGGCCGTCTACCCGTCGAGCGTCGTCATGAACGCCGTGCCCGCGCAGGTCGCGGGTGTGCGATCCGTCGCCCTGGTGAGCCCGCCGCAGCGCGAGTTCGGGGGAGCGGTCCACCCGGTCATCCTGGGCGCCGCGGGTCTGCTCGGCATCGACGAGGTGTACGCCATGGGCGGCGCGGGCGCGATCGGCGCCCTGGCCTTCGGCGTCGAGGAGCTGGCTCTCGACCCGGTGCAGGTCATCACCGGTCCCGGCAACATCTACGTCGCCGCCGCCAAGCGCGTCGTCCGGGGACAGGCGGGCATCGACTCCGAAGCGGGGACCACCGAGATCCTGGTCATCGCGGACGACACGGCCGACGCCGGATACGTCGCGGCAGACCTGGTGAGCCAGGCCGAGCACGACGAGGCCGCCGCCTCCCTGCTGGTCACCGACAGCCCGGCCTTCGCGGACCGCGTCGTCGCCGAACTCGACCGGCTCGCCGGCGCCACCAAGCACGCCGAGCGCGTGCGGACCGCCCTCGGCGGCCCCCAGTCGGCCGTCGTGCTGGTCGACGACCTCGCCGCCGCCGCCGCGTTCAGCAACGCCTACGGTCCCGAGCACCTCGAGCTGCAGACGGCGGACCCGGATGCGCTGCTCGCCGACATCCACAACGCCGGCGCGATCTTCCTCGGGCCGACCTCGCCGGTCAGTCTGGGGGACTACCTCGCCGGTTCGAACCACGTGCTGCCGACCGGCGGGCAGGCCCGCTTCTCGCCGGGACTCGGCGCCTACTCGTTCCTGCGGCCGCAACAGGTCGTCCGCTACGACCGCGAAGCGCTCAGCGAGGTGGCCGACCGGATCGTCGCCCTCTCCACGGCCGAGGACCTCCCCGCCCACGGGGAAGCGGTCACCCAGCGGTTCCTCACCCGCTGA
- a CDS encoding flavin reductase family protein, which translates to MNSASPDPTDGTVTDATPDLAAFRQTFRRHAAGVAIVTAQTPDGTPVGFTATSLASLAAVPPLATFNMALSASSWPAIAETDRVVIHTLGVRNRGVAQILSGDNQQRFLGDHWFRGPHGLPVIKDTTAWMVGRILERVQVHNSAVVIVQIEQGELGEDDAPLVYHERTYWRPGTAV; encoded by the coding sequence ATGAACAGCGCATCCCCCGACCCCACCGACGGCACGGTCACCGACGCGACCCCCGATCTCGCGGCCTTCCGGCAGACGTTCCGCCGCCACGCGGCCGGGGTGGCGATCGTCACCGCGCAGACGCCGGACGGCACTCCGGTCGGCTTCACCGCGACCTCGCTGGCGTCGCTCGCGGCGGTCCCCCCGCTGGCGACCTTCAACATGGCGCTGTCGGCGTCGAGCTGGCCCGCGATCGCCGAGACGGACCGCGTCGTCATCCACACCCTGGGCGTGCGGAACCGCGGGGTGGCGCAGATCCTCTCCGGCGACAACCAGCAGCGCTTCCTCGGCGACCACTGGTTCCGCGGACCGCACGGGCTGCCGGTGATCAAGGACACCACCGCGTGGATGGTCGGCCGCATCCTCGAGCGGGTCCAGGTGCACAACAGCGCCGTCGTCATCGTGCAGATCGAGCAGGGCGAGCTCGGTGAGGACGACGCGCCGCTCGTCTACCACGAGCGCACGTACTGGCGCCCCGGCACGGCGGTCTGA
- the dnaE gene encoding DNA polymerase III subunit alpha, protein MSDSFVHLHVHSEYSMLDGAARVKPLIEAAAAQGMPGVAVTDHGNMFGAFDFWRTATDAGIKPIIGTEAYLTPGTHRTDKTRIRWGDGGGDDVSGSGAYTHMTMLAATTEGMHNLFRLSSYASMEGYYFKPRMDRELLSRYSKGIIATTGCPSGEVQTRLRLGQYEAARDAAAEFRDIFGRENFFAEIMDHGLGIERRIMSDLIRLAKDLGLPLVATNDLHYTHAADAKSHAALLCVQSGSTLDDPNRFKFDADEFYLKTPEQMRQLFRDYPEACDNTLAIAERCDVRFDTAANYMPRFPVPEGETEQTWFVKEVEKGLEQRYPNGITPEVRKQADYEIGVISQMGFPGYFLVVADFINWSKRNGIRVGPGRGSGAGSMAAYAMRITDLDPLQHGLIFERFLNPDRVSMPDFDVDFDDRRRGEVIKYVTEKYGSERVAQIVTYGTIKAKQALKDSGRVLGFPFSMGEKLTKAMPPPVMGKDIPLTGIFDKDHPRYKEAVDIRAVVETDPEAKTVFDTALGLENLKRQWGVHAAGVIMSSDPLIDIIPIMKREQDGQIVTQFDYPACESLGLIKMDFLGLRNLTIINDALDNIRDNRGEELVLEDLELDDRPAYELLSRGDTLGVFQLDGGPMRSLLRLMKPDNFEDISALIALYRPGPMGANSHTNYALRKNGQQAITPIHPELAEPLADILSTSYGLIIYQEQVMAIAQKVAGFSLGQADILRRAMGKKKKSELDKQFEGFSQGMQANGYSMDAVNKLWEILLPFSDYAFNKAHSAAYGVISYWTAYLKAHYPAEYMAALLTSVGDSKDKMALYLNECRRMGIKVLPPDVNESNLYFAAVGEDIRFGMGAVRNVGANVVEGVREARESKGRFESFHDFLNKVPIHAANKRTVESLIKAGAFDSLGHTRRALVEVHEDAVESAVKIKRNEANGDVGFDFDSLWGEDEVSQTQHHIPQRPEWAKRDKLAFEREMLGLYVSDHPLAGLELQLAKLASTGIAELVASENIQDGETVTIAGLVTSVQHRVAKASGNQYGMIQVEDFGGELTVMFMGKAYQEYSHALQGDAIVVVRGRVSLRDDGMNLHAFSLMTPDLGQANDTGPLTITMPDQRATTDTVMSLSEVLSRHPGESEVRLRLVKGQVARVFEVPKPVTVSADLYGELKGLLGPNCLV, encoded by the coding sequence ATGAGCGACTCCTTCGTCCACCTCCACGTCCATAGCGAGTACTCGATGCTCGACGGCGCGGCGCGCGTCAAACCCCTCATCGAGGCTGCGGCCGCGCAGGGTATGCCGGGCGTCGCGGTCACCGACCACGGCAACATGTTCGGCGCGTTCGACTTCTGGCGCACGGCCACCGACGCGGGGATCAAGCCCATCATCGGCACGGAGGCGTACCTCACCCCGGGCACGCACCGCACCGACAAGACCCGCATCCGGTGGGGCGACGGCGGCGGCGACGACGTGTCGGGCTCCGGCGCGTACACGCACATGACGATGCTCGCGGCCACCACCGAGGGCATGCACAACCTGTTCCGGCTGTCGTCGTACGCGTCGATGGAGGGCTACTACTTCAAGCCGCGCATGGACCGGGAGCTGCTCAGCCGGTACTCGAAGGGCATCATCGCCACCACCGGCTGCCCGTCCGGCGAGGTGCAGACCCGGCTGCGGCTCGGTCAGTACGAGGCGGCGCGCGACGCGGCCGCCGAGTTCCGCGACATCTTCGGCCGTGAGAACTTCTTCGCCGAGATCATGGACCACGGCCTCGGCATCGAGCGCCGCATCATGTCCGATCTGATCCGTCTGGCGAAAGACCTGGGCCTGCCGCTCGTCGCGACCAACGACCTCCACTACACGCACGCCGCCGACGCGAAGAGCCACGCGGCCCTGCTGTGCGTGCAGTCCGGCTCGACGCTCGACGACCCCAACCGCTTCAAGTTCGACGCCGACGAGTTCTACCTGAAGACGCCGGAGCAGATGCGCCAGCTCTTCCGCGACTACCCCGAGGCGTGCGACAACACGCTCGCGATCGCCGAGCGCTGCGACGTGCGCTTCGACACCGCGGCGAACTACATGCCGCGCTTCCCGGTGCCCGAGGGCGAGACCGAGCAGACCTGGTTCGTCAAGGAGGTCGAGAAGGGCCTGGAACAGCGCTACCCGAACGGCATCACGCCCGAGGTGCGCAAGCAGGCCGACTACGAGATCGGCGTGATCTCGCAGATGGGCTTCCCGGGCTACTTCCTCGTCGTCGCCGACTTCATCAACTGGTCGAAGCGCAACGGCATCCGCGTCGGCCCGGGCCGCGGCTCCGGCGCCGGCTCGATGGCCGCGTACGCGATGCGGATCACCGACCTCGACCCGCTTCAGCACGGGCTCATCTTCGAGCGCTTCCTCAACCCGGACCGCGTCTCCATGCCCGACTTCGACGTCGACTTCGACGACCGCCGCCGTGGCGAGGTCATCAAGTACGTGACCGAGAAGTACGGCTCGGAGCGCGTCGCCCAGATCGTCACCTACGGCACGATCAAGGCGAAGCAGGCCCTCAAAGACTCGGGCCGCGTCCTCGGCTTCCCGTTCTCGATGGGCGAGAAGCTCACCAAGGCGATGCCGCCGCCCGTGATGGGCAAGGACATCCCGTTGACGGGCATCTTCGACAAGGACCACCCGCGCTACAAGGAGGCCGTCGACATCCGGGCGGTCGTCGAGACCGACCCCGAGGCGAAGACCGTCTTCGACACCGCGCTCGGCCTCGAGAACCTGAAGCGCCAGTGGGGCGTGCACGCCGCGGGCGTCATCATGTCGTCCGACCCGCTGATCGACATCATCCCGATCATGAAGCGGGAGCAGGACGGCCAGATCGTCACCCAGTTCGACTATCCGGCCTGCGAGTCGCTCGGCCTCATCAAGATGGACTTCCTGGGGCTCCGCAACCTCACGATCATCAACGACGCCCTGGACAACATCCGCGACAACCGCGGAGAAGAGCTCGTGCTCGAAGACCTGGAGCTCGACGACCGACCCGCGTACGAGCTCCTGTCACGCGGCGACACGCTGGGCGTGTTCCAGCTCGACGGCGGGCCGATGCGGTCCCTCCTACGCCTGATGAAGCCGGACAACTTCGAGGACATCTCGGCGCTCATCGCGCTGTACCGCCCGGGCCCGATGGGCGCGAACTCCCACACCAACTACGCGCTGCGCAAGAACGGGCAGCAGGCGATCACGCCCATCCACCCGGAGCTCGCCGAACCGCTCGCCGACATCCTCTCCACCAGCTACGGCCTCATCATCTACCAGGAGCAGGTGATGGCGATCGCGCAGAAGGTCGCCGGCTTCTCGCTCGGTCAAGCAGACATCCTGCGCCGCGCGATGGGCAAGAAGAAGAAGTCGGAGCTGGACAAGCAGTTCGAGGGCTTCTCGCAGGGCATGCAGGCCAACGGCTACTCGATGGATGCGGTCAACAAGCTGTGGGAGATCCTGCTCCCGTTCTCCGACTACGCGTTCAACAAAGCGCACTCGGCCGCGTACGGCGTCATCTCGTACTGGACCGCGTACCTCAAGGCGCACTATCCCGCGGAGTACATGGCCGCGCTGCTCACCAGCGTGGGCGACTCCAAGGACAAGATGGCGCTCTACCTCAACGAGTGCCGCCGGATGGGCATCAAGGTACTGCCGCCGGACGTCAACGAGTCCAACCTCTACTTCGCCGCCGTCGGCGAGGACATCCGCTTCGGCATGGGCGCCGTCCGCAACGTCGGCGCGAACGTGGTCGAGGGCGTGCGGGAGGCGCGCGAGAGCAAGGGGCGCTTCGAGTCGTTCCACGACTTCCTGAACAAGGTCCCCATCCACGCGGCCAACAAGCGCACGGTGGAGTCGCTGATCAAGGCGGGCGCGTTCGACTCGCTCGGCCACACCCGGCGGGCGCTCGTCGAGGTGCACGAGGATGCGGTGGAGTCCGCGGTCAAGATCAAGCGCAACGAGGCCAACGGCGACGTCGGCTTCGACTTCGACAGCCTGTGGGGCGAAGACGAAGTGTCGCAGACGCAGCACCACATCCCGCAGCGCCCGGAGTGGGCCAAGCGCGACAAGCTGGCCTTCGAGCGCGAGATGCTCGGCCTCTACGTGTCCGACCATCCCCTCGCCGGGCTCGAGCTGCAGCTGGCGAAGCTGGCGAGCACGGGCATCGCCGAGCTGGTCGCGTCGGAGAACATCCAGGACGGCGAGACGGTCACCATCGCCGGCCTCGTGACGAGTGTGCAGCATCGCGTCGCCAAGGCCTCGGGCAACCAGTACGGGATGATCCAGGTCGAGGACTTCGGCGGCGAGCTCACGGTCATGTTCATGGGCAAGGCGTACCAGGAGTACTCGCACGCCCTGCAGGGCGACGCGATCGTCGTGGTGCGCGGCCGGGTGAGCCTGCGCGACGACGGCATGAACCTGCACGCCTTCTCGCTCATGACGCCCGACCTCGGCCAGGCGAACGACACCGGTCCGTTGACGATCACGATGCCCGACCAGCGCGCCACCACCGACACGGTGATGTCGCTGAGCGAGGTGCTGTCGCGGCACCCGGGTGAAAGCGAGGTGCGCCTGCGCCTGGTCAAGGGCCAGGTCGCGCGCGTGTTCGAGGTGCCGAAGCCGGTCACGGTGAGCGCCGACCTCTACGGAGAGCTGAAGGGACTGCTCGGGCCGAACTGCCTGGTCTGA